ATTGGCCACACCCTGTAGGAGCGAGCTTGCTCGCGAACGGATTTCCCGGCCGCTCTGGAGTGGGGCGGGTTTGCGAGCAAGCTCGCTCCTACGAAAGGCAATAAAAAAGCCGGAGCTGCTGAGCAGCTCCGGCTTTCGTGTTTTTGTAGGAGCGGACTTTGTCCGCGATGGGGCGAACGCTGGCCTTGGGCCGGATCGCGGACGGAGGGCGCTCCTACGTCATGCCCCGGATCAGTTCGGGGTGTAGATCTGGTCGAACACACCACCGTCGGCGAAGTGGGTCTTCTGCACGGTACGCCAGTCGCCGAAGGTCTTCTCCACCGAGAAGAAGTCCACTTTCGGGAAGCGGTCGGAGAACTTGGCGAGGATTTCCGGGTTGCGCGGGCGCAGGTAGTTGTTCGCCGCGATGGTCTGGCCCTCGTCGGACCACAGGTACTTCAGGTAGGCCTCGGCCTGTGCGCGAGAGCCTTTCTTGTCGACCACCTTGTCCACCACGGTCACCGGTGGCTCGGCTTCGGCGGATACGCTCGGGTAGACCACTTCGAAGCCGCCACGGCCAAATTCGCGGGCGATCATCTCGGCTTCGTTCTCGAAGGTGATCAGCACGTCGCCGATCTGGTTCTGCATGAAGGTGGTGGTCGCCGCGCGGCCGCCGGTGTCCAGCACCGGTACGTGCTTGAACAGCTGGGCGACGAATTCCTTGGCCTTGGCTTCATCGGCGCCGTGTTTCTGCGCGTAGCCCCAGGCGGAGAGGTAGGTGTAGCGGCCGTTGCCGGAAGTCTTCGGGTTTGGCACCACGACCTGCACGCCGTCCTTGATCAGGTCCGGCCAGTCCTTCAGGGCCTTGGGGTTGCCTTTGCGCACGATGAACACGGTGGCGGAGGTGAAGGGCGCGCTGTTGTTGGGCAGGCGTGCGGACCAGTCCTTGGGCACCAGGCCGCCGTTGTCGGCCAGGGCGTCGATGTCGGTGGCCTGGTTCATGGTGATGACGTCGGCCGGCAGGCCGTCGATGACCGCGCGAGCCTGTTTGCTGGAGCCGCCGTGGGACATCTGGATGACGATGTTCTCGCCTTTCTCCGCCTGCCAATGTTTCTGGAAGGCGGCGTTGTAGTCCTTGTAGAAATCGCGCATCACGTCGTAGGAGACGTTGAGCAGCGGCTGGGCGGCCTGGGCTGCGGAGGCCAGGGCGAGGCCGGCGGCGAGCAGCGAGGCGCTGAACAGTCGTTTCACAATCCGATCCTTTTGGCAGTGTTGTTGGGGGTGAATTATGCCGTCGGGTTATATGCCGATTAAATACTTAAAGGCTATTTGCTTATTCATCCGCGCATGCGGGCAGCCGGAATGTGCAGCGTCATCAGGCTGCCGGACAGGGCGCGGATCGAAAATCGGGGAGGAATGACGGGACGGCGGGGTGCTCCGCCGTCCCGGCCGGGGTCAGGCGCGTTCGCCGGCCTCGGGGCTGTCGGTGTCGCCTTCGGCCATGCAGGCCGCGGCGGTGAACAGCACGTCGGTGGAGGAGTTCAGCGCGGTTTCCGCCGAATCCTGGAGGATGCCGATGATGAAGCCGACCGCCACCACCTGCATCGCCACCTCGCTGGAGATGCCGAACAGGCCGCAGGCCAGCGGGATCAGCAGCAGCGAACCGCCGGCCACGCCGGAGGCGCCGCAGGCGCAGATCGAGGCGACCATGCTGAGCAGGATGGCGGTGGGCAGGTCCACGGCGATGCCGAGGGTGTGCACCGCCGCCAGGGTCAGCACGCTGATGGTGATGGCCGCGCCGGCCATGTTGATGGTGGCGCCCAGCGGGATCGACACCGAGTAGGTGTCTTCATGCAGGCCCAGGCGCTCGCACAGTTGCAGGTTGACCGGGATGTTGGCCGCCGAGCTGCGGGTGAAGAAGGCGGTGATGCCGCTCTCGCGCAGGCAGGTGAGCACCAGCGGGTAGGGGTTGCGGCGGATCTTGCTGAAGACGATCAGCGGGTTCACCACCAGTGCCACGAACAGCATGCAGCCCAGCAGCACGGCCAGCAGGTGCAGGTAGCCGAGCAGCGCGTCGAAGCCGGATTCGGCGAGGGTGTTGGCTACCAGGCCGAAGATGCCCAGCGGGGCGAAGGCGATTACCACGCGGACGATCAGGGTCACGCCGCTGGCCATGTCCTCGAGCAGGTCGCGGGTGCTCTGCCGCGCGTGTCGCAGGGCGATCCCCAGGCCGATGGCCCAGGCCAGGATGGCGATGAAGTCCGCCTCCAGCAGTGCCTTCACCGGGTTGGTGGTGATGCTGAACAGCAGCGCGCGCAGGACTTCCCCGATACCGCCGGGAGGCGTCAGTTCGCTGGTGGGGGCGTGCAGCACCAGGTTGGAGGGGAAGGCGAAGCTGGCAATCACCGCGACCACCGCGGCGGAAAAGGTGCCGATCAGGTACAGCAGCAGGATCGGCCGGATATGCGTGCGTTGGCCTTGCTTGTGGTTGGCGATGGAGGACATCACCAGCACCAGTACGAGTACCGGTGCGACGGCTTTCAGGGCCGAGATGAACAGGCTGCCGAGCAGGCCGACGGCCTTGGCCGCCTCCGGCGACAGGAGCGCCAGGGCAATGCCGGCGAGCATCCCGATGAAAATCCGCATGACCAGGCTGGTGTGCTTGAGTCGTTGCAGGAAGGTGGGGGCTGGAAGAGTCATGACATCGTTCGCTGCGTTGGAATGGGATCGCACCCGCTACCGGGTACGGAAGGGGGCGAATTATGCCGTCTGCGATGGGGAAATGCGCGGTTACCCGTCGATTGAGCGGCCAGCGTCCGTTCTGGCAGGCATCGGGGCGCAGTCTGGACGCCTGCACGCGGACCGGTATTGATCCATGACGGTCGCCGCGTGAATCGCGCCGGGCCCAGCCCGGTTCGCGGAATGCCCCCGGGACCCGGATCGATATCGGCGACCGGCAGCACCGTGCCGCGCGTGGTCATCTGGAAGTTGTCCCCGGCATGGGCCGGGTAGCCGTTACCCGGTGCCTGGTATTTCACGAAATGCGTGGCCGCGATCCCTCGCTGAAGGAGGTGGCCGGCTGACTATGGACGCGGCCCGACCTTTTCCGTGGGCGGGTTACGCAGCAGCACCGACAGCAGGCGCTGCCCCAGGATCACCAGCCAGCAGGCGAAGATGAAGGGCGCGGTGAAGGCCGGTAGGCCGATCAGCGCGAAGCCGGGCTGCAGCAGCACGGCGAGCAGGATGCCGCACAGCGGCGCCAGCGGAGCGCGGTAGCGCGGCGACAGGGCGATGCCGGCCAGCGCGCCGTTCAGGCCGAGCAGGCCGGCTTGCGTGGAGGCGGCCGGCAGCCCGAACAGCGGTGCGATCAGCAGGGCGCTGGCGGCACCGGCCAGGGCCCAGAAGGCAGCGCGACGGTCGGCCAGCAGCAGGCCGAGGGCGATGGTCAGGCCGGCCAGCGGTTCGCCGAGGAAGATCACTTCGCCAAAGCCCAGCACCGTGGAGTCCAGGTAAGGATTGACCAGATTGCAGGATAGGCAACCCAGCCCCGTCGCGGGCGCCAGCCCGATGGTCTTGCCCAGCGCCGCGCTGATCCAGCCCGGCAGCACGAAGGCCAGCGTATAGGCCGGCAGGCCGAAGCGCAGGCGCGACTGGCGCAGCAGCCCGGCCTGCAGCGCCACGGAACCGAGGATGGCCGCGACGCAGAGCGCCAGCATCGCCGGCGACCACTGGAACAGGAAGGGCAGCAGCAGGCCGACGAGAATCGGGTTGTAGTCGTGCAGGCCGGCGTCGATGTCCGCCTGCGCTACGCGCAGGAAGCGCGCGGCGAGCGGGCCGAGCAGGGCACCGAGGAGCGCGCCGGGCAACAGGCGCGGCGCCGACCAGGCGATGCTGAGCAGCAGGATCAGGCCGAAGCGGGCATCGGCCTGCAGGTAGATCTGACCGAATCCGATCAGCCGGGTACGAGCGAACTGAATGAGTGGCATGGTGCTACAGGGTGGTTGGAAAC
This Pseudomonas sp. ATCC 13867 DNA region includes the following protein-coding sequences:
- the sstT gene encoding serine/threonine transporter SstT; amino-acid sequence: MTLPAPTFLQRLKHTSLVMRIFIGMLAGIALALLSPEAAKAVGLLGSLFISALKAVAPVLVLVLVMSSIANHKQGQRTHIRPILLLYLIGTFSAAVVAVIASFAFPSNLVLHAPTSELTPPGGIGEVLRALLFSITTNPVKALLEADFIAILAWAIGLGIALRHARQSTRDLLEDMASGVTLIVRVVIAFAPLGIFGLVANTLAESGFDALLGYLHLLAVLLGCMLFVALVVNPLIVFSKIRRNPYPLVLTCLRESGITAFFTRSSAANIPVNLQLCERLGLHEDTYSVSIPLGATINMAGAAITISVLTLAAVHTLGIAVDLPTAILLSMVASICACGASGVAGGSLLLIPLACGLFGISSEVAMQVVAVGFIIGILQDSAETALNSSTDVLFTAAACMAEGDTDSPEAGERA
- a CDS encoding urea transporter; protein product: MPLIQFARTRLIGFGQIYLQADARFGLILLLSIAWSAPRLLPGALLGALLGPLAARFLRVAQADIDAGLHDYNPILVGLLLPFLFQWSPAMLALCVAAILGSVALQAGLLRQSRLRFGLPAYTLAFVLPGWISAALGKTIGLAPATGLGCLSCNLVNPYLDSTVLGFGEVIFLGEPLAGLTIALGLLLADRRAAFWALAGAASALLIAPLFGLPAASTQAGLLGLNGALAGIALSPRYRAPLAPLCGILLAVLLQPGFALIGLPAFTAPFIFACWLVILGQRLLSVLLRNPPTEKVGPRP
- a CDS encoding sulfate ABC transporter substrate-binding protein, which gives rise to MKRLFSASLLAAGLALASAAQAAQPLLNVSYDVMRDFYKDYNAAFQKHWQAEKGENIVIQMSHGGSSKQARAVIDGLPADVITMNQATDIDALADNGGLVPKDWSARLPNNSAPFTSATVFIVRKGNPKALKDWPDLIKDGVQVVVPNPKTSGNGRYTYLSAWGYAQKHGADEAKAKEFVAQLFKHVPVLDTGGRAATTTFMQNQIGDVLITFENEAEMIAREFGRGGFEVVYPSVSAEAEPPVTVVDKVVDKKGSRAQAEAYLKYLWSDEGQTIAANNYLRPRNPEILAKFSDRFPKVDFFSVEKTFGDWRTVQKTHFADGGVFDQIYTPN